One Nonomuraea angiospora DNA segment encodes these proteins:
- a CDS encoding hemolysin family protein, with the protein MFDTLAANIALVLVFILIGGFFAAAEIAMVSLRESQVRKLSQRGRRGERVAKLAHDPNRFLSAVQIGVTVATMLSAAFGADRLAAQLVPVLERWQVPQAVAPVLGLVLVTLAISYVSLVLGELAPKRLALQRAEGLSLYVAPFLDRIASLSRPIIWMLSKSTDLVVRLLGGNPEADREEVTTEELRDMVVGHTDLTADERKLIGEVFAAGKRQLREVMLPRTEVEFMDADTPLDAAARLAAGLPHSRFPVYRETYDEVIGFVHVRDLLDPELNGRTEPISAVVPIRPAKFVPASKRLLSTLNEMRDEGQHLAIVVDEYGGTAGIVTLEDLVEELIGDIRDEYDEEEDIVILPAGESEIDGLTNLNDFATETGIRLPDGPYETLAGFVMAMLGHVPVVGEKVEISGFEMTVTELDGRRIARVRVKRGPAAESPPEQDS; encoded by the coding sequence ATGTTTGACACCCTCGCGGCCAACATCGCCCTGGTTCTGGTGTTCATCCTGATCGGGGGGTTCTTCGCCGCCGCCGAAATCGCCATGGTCTCCCTCCGGGAAAGCCAGGTCCGCAAGCTCTCCCAGCGCGGCCGCCGCGGCGAGCGGGTGGCCAAGCTCGCCCACGACCCCAACCGCTTCCTGTCCGCCGTACAGATCGGCGTCACCGTCGCCACCATGCTGTCGGCCGCGTTCGGGGCCGACCGGCTGGCCGCGCAGCTCGTGCCCGTGCTGGAGCGCTGGCAGGTGCCCCAGGCCGTCGCCCCCGTGCTCGGGCTCGTGCTGGTGACGCTGGCGATCTCGTACGTGTCGCTCGTGCTCGGCGAGCTGGCGCCCAAGCGCCTGGCGCTGCAGCGGGCCGAGGGGCTCTCCCTGTACGTGGCGCCGTTCCTCGACCGGATCGCGTCCCTGTCGCGGCCGATCATCTGGATGTTGTCGAAGTCCACCGACCTCGTGGTCCGGCTGCTCGGGGGCAATCCGGAGGCTGACCGCGAAGAGGTCACCACCGAGGAGCTGCGTGACATGGTGGTCGGGCACACCGACCTCACCGCCGACGAGCGCAAGCTGATCGGCGAGGTGTTCGCGGCCGGGAAACGGCAGCTCAGGGAGGTGATGCTGCCGCGTACCGAGGTCGAGTTCATGGACGCCGACACGCCGCTGGACGCGGCGGCCCGGCTCGCGGCGGGGCTGCCGCACTCGCGCTTCCCCGTCTATCGGGAGACGTACGACGAGGTCATCGGGTTCGTACACGTACGGGACCTGCTGGACCCCGAGCTCAACGGGCGGACCGAGCCGATCAGCGCGGTGGTGCCGATCCGGCCGGCCAAGTTCGTGCCCGCCTCCAAGCGGCTGCTCAGCACGCTGAACGAGATGCGCGACGAGGGCCAGCACCTGGCGATCGTGGTGGACGAGTACGGCGGCACGGCGGGCATCGTGACCCTGGAGGATCTGGTCGAGGAGTTGATCGGGGACATCCGGGACGAGTACGACGAGGAGGAGGACATCGTGATCCTGCCCGCCGGCGAGAGCGAGATCGACGGCCTCACGAACCTCAACGACTTCGCCACCGAGACCGGCATCCGGCTGCCGGACGGTCCTTATGAGACCCTTGCCGGATTTGTAATGGCAATGCTGGGGCATGTGCCGGTTGTAGGGGAAAAGGTGGAAATATCGGGTTTTGAGATGACTGTCACAGAGTTGGACGGACGCCGTATCGCGAGGGTGAGAGTGAAACGCGGCCCAGCGGCCGAGTCGCCGCCCGAGCAAGATTCCTGA
- a CDS encoding GntR family transcriptional regulator encodes MARRPDPRPRHQQIAAELRAEIMSGALKPGERLPSTPHLVARFEAANATIQRALQSLKDEGFVRGHAGKGVFVREGRQFVVEATTYKSPGPRGYSYELLDVGEVEPPNDVAAAFAMSPGGGVIMRHRLLLHDGEPVELSWSYYPVDIAAGSPLASRKKIRGGAPQVLADLGFPERYFDDRISVRQPTVNEVEGLDLPADVPVFRQFRVVYSDFQRPVEISILIKGGHLYELSYHQVAGQ; translated from the coding sequence TTGGCAAGGCGCCCGGACCCACGTCCTCGTCATCAGCAGATCGCTGCGGAGCTGCGAGCCGAGATCATGTCCGGCGCGCTGAAGCCGGGCGAGCGACTTCCTTCGACACCCCACCTGGTTGCGCGTTTCGAGGCGGCCAACGCGACGATTCAACGCGCCCTTCAATCACTGAAGGACGAGGGATTCGTACGCGGCCATGCTGGCAAAGGGGTGTTCGTCCGAGAGGGACGGCAATTCGTTGTCGAAGCCACCACGTACAAGTCTCCGGGCCCGCGTGGCTACAGTTACGAACTGCTCGACGTCGGCGAGGTGGAGCCGCCCAACGATGTCGCCGCGGCATTCGCGATGTCTCCCGGTGGCGGCGTCATCATGCGTCATCGGCTGCTGCTGCATGACGGCGAGCCCGTTGAGCTCTCGTGGTCGTACTATCCCGTGGACATCGCCGCTGGGAGCCCTCTGGCAAGCCGCAAGAAGATCCGCGGTGGCGCGCCACAGGTCCTGGCGGACCTTGGGTTTCCTGAGCGGTATTTCGATGATCGCATCTCTGTCCGGCAACCCACCGTGAACGAAGTAGAGGGCCTGGACCTGCCGGCCGATGTACCGGTTTTCCGGCAATTCCGGGTCGTCTACAGCGACTTCCAGCGACCGGTGG
- a CDS encoding malate dehydrogenase, whose protein sequence is MASSANGPVKVTVTGAAGQIGYALLFRIASGQLLGADVPVKLSLLEIPAAVKAAEGTAMELDDCAFPLLSGIEITDDPNVAFAGANVALLVGAMPRKAGMERGDLLGANGGIFGPQGKAINDHAADDIKVLVVGNPANTNALIAQQNAPDVPADRFTAMTRLDHNRALSQLAAKLQVPVTEIKKMTIWGNHSATQYPDLFHAEVGGKIAAEQVDGEWLRETFIPTVAKRGAAIIEARGASSAASAANAAIDHVYDWVNGAEWTSAAVVSDGSYGVPEGLISSFPVRAANGKFEIIQGLEIDAFSRDRIDASVRELEEERDAVKELGLI, encoded by the coding sequence ATGGCGTCGTCAGCCAACGGGCCGGTCAAGGTAACCGTCACCGGAGCGGCCGGTCAGATCGGCTACGCACTGCTGTTCCGCATCGCCTCGGGGCAGCTGCTCGGCGCCGACGTCCCGGTCAAGCTCAGCCTGCTGGAGATCCCGGCGGCGGTGAAGGCGGCCGAGGGCACCGCGATGGAGCTCGACGACTGCGCGTTCCCGCTGCTGTCCGGCATCGAGATCACCGACGACCCCAACGTCGCCTTCGCCGGCGCCAACGTCGCGCTGCTGGTCGGCGCCATGCCGCGCAAGGCCGGCATGGAGCGCGGCGACCTGCTCGGCGCCAACGGCGGCATCTTCGGCCCCCAGGGCAAGGCGATCAACGACCACGCCGCCGACGACATCAAGGTCCTGGTCGTGGGCAACCCGGCCAACACCAACGCGCTCATCGCCCAGCAGAACGCGCCCGACGTGCCCGCCGACCGCTTCACCGCGATGACCCGGCTCGACCACAACCGCGCGCTGTCCCAGCTGGCCGCCAAGCTCCAGGTGCCGGTCACCGAGATCAAGAAGATGACGATCTGGGGCAACCACTCCGCGACGCAGTACCCCGACCTGTTCCACGCCGAGGTGGGCGGCAAGATCGCGGCCGAGCAGGTCGACGGCGAGTGGCTGCGCGAGACGTTCATCCCGACGGTGGCCAAGCGCGGCGCCGCCATCATCGAGGCCCGCGGCGCCTCCTCGGCCGCCTCGGCCGCCAACGCGGCGATCGACCACGTCTACGACTGGGTCAACGGCGCCGAGTGGACCTCCGCGGCCGTCGTCTCCGACGGCTCCTACGGCGTTCCCGAGGGGCTCATCTCGTCGTTCCCCGTGCGTGCGGCCAACGGCAAGTTCGAGATCATCCAGGGTCTCGAGATCGACGCGTTCTCCCGCGACCGGATCGACGCCAGCGTGCGCGAGCTGGAGGAGGAGCGCGACGCGGTCAAGGAGCTCGGCCTCATCTGA
- the trpS gene encoding tryptophan--tRNA ligase, whose protein sequence is MARPRVLSGIQPTADSFHLGNYLGAVRQWVALQETHDAFYCVVDLHAITVPTEPAALRRRTRVAAAQLFAAGLDPERSTIFVQSHVREHTELAWILICLTGMGEAGRMTQFKDKSAKFGESAASVGLFTYPILQAADILLYQANRVPVGADQKQHLELTRDLGQRFNHRFGDTFTLPEPYILKEVEKITDLQDPTAKMSKSSSSPAGILDVLEQPGPLRKKVMRAVTDTGSEVLFDEENKPGISNLLRIQSALTGTPIPDLVARYEGQGYGTFKKDVAEAVADTFTPIRERTEKLLSDEAELDRLLAIGAERAAAVARQTMAEVRDKVGFLPTP, encoded by the coding sequence ATGGCCAGACCTCGTGTACTCTCCGGCATCCAGCCCACAGCGGACTCCTTCCACCTGGGCAACTACCTGGGTGCCGTCCGGCAGTGGGTCGCTCTGCAGGAGACCCACGACGCCTTCTACTGCGTGGTCGATCTCCACGCGATCACCGTGCCGACCGAGCCCGCCGCGCTGCGCCGCCGCACCCGCGTCGCCGCCGCCCAGCTCTTCGCCGCGGGCCTCGACCCGGAGCGGTCCACGATCTTCGTGCAGTCGCACGTGCGCGAGCACACCGAGCTCGCCTGGATCCTGATCTGCCTCACCGGCATGGGCGAGGCGGGGCGGATGACCCAGTTCAAGGACAAGTCGGCCAAGTTCGGGGAGAGCGCGGCCAGCGTCGGCCTGTTCACCTACCCGATCCTCCAGGCCGCCGACATCCTGCTCTACCAGGCCAACCGGGTCCCGGTGGGCGCCGACCAGAAGCAGCACCTGGAGCTCACCCGCGACCTGGGCCAGCGCTTCAACCACCGCTTCGGCGACACCTTCACGCTGCCCGAGCCGTACATCCTCAAGGAGGTCGAGAAGATCACCGACCTCCAGGACCCCACGGCGAAGATGTCGAAGTCCTCCTCGAGCCCCGCCGGCATCCTCGACGTCCTCGAGCAGCCCGGCCCGCTGCGCAAGAAGGTCATGCGCGCGGTCACGGACACGGGCTCGGAGGTCCTGTTCGACGAGGAGAACAAGCCGGGCATCTCCAACCTGCTCCGCATCCAGTCGGCCCTGACCGGCACCCCCATCCCTGACCTCGTGGCCCGCTACGAGGGGCAGGGCTACGGCACGTTCAAGAAGGACGTGGCGGAGGCGGTGGCGGACACGTTCACGCCCATCAGGGAGCGCACGGAGAAGCTGCTGTCGGACGAGGCCGAGCTCGACCGCCTCCTCGCCATCGGCGCCGAGCGCGCGGCGGCGGTGGCCAGGCAGACGATGGCCGAGGTCCGCGACAAGGTCGGCTTCCTCCCCACGCCGTAG
- a CDS encoding serine/threonine-protein kinase produces the protein MPQISPLVAGDPTQLGSFRLSGRIGEGGQGIVYLGVNDDGEQAAIKLLHVKFTGDTIARSRFARELKAAKRVASFCTARVMEADLDGNTPYIASEYIDGRALRDIIETDGPLSGTVLDRLAIGTATALTAIHHASIVHRDFKPDNVLIAADGPRVVDFGIARIIDSTGTITSRAIGTPAYMAPEQIAGDDVGPYTDVFSWGATIAFAATGKPAFEGKSIAVVLNRILNHEVDVGMMPEPLQGVVRSALSKSPADRPSADQILLRLLGQPSTVGASTAVLTRGVQVASDDTTPFSRVSAGSITDLPRPKPTTAPSATTPPPTAASPATLPPTTMPPATTPPTAPSATASPATTVPPEGGGAPYPLTDPSPPGRSRRARVWIAVGTAVVLLASAAIALAMNGGWPLAFREGPEPTETVGQKTPSTAFATVVDKVAQTGKIVIGVKGDLPGIALQNGDDFQGFDIEVAKRIAAELGAKDTALVKVSRGDRDDALAEGSVDLVVATYSVDNSETQFAGPYYVAHHDVLVRAGSGIDSVDDLEGKKLCAPDSPSVREVQEKVKVEPVSAGDYAVCMQLLRDGKVDAVPGDDLILAGFAARENMRYKILGAKFNNERYAVGIKNGDVKTCKAVKAVIADLYSTGFMKQLLSKYFAKVEFDPEQKVPAMETCG, from the coding sequence ATGCCGCAAATCTCGCCGTTGGTCGCCGGCGATCCCACCCAGCTGGGGTCCTTCCGGCTGTCCGGACGGATCGGGGAAGGCGGTCAGGGCATCGTTTACCTGGGCGTCAACGACGACGGGGAGCAGGCGGCGATCAAGCTGCTGCACGTCAAGTTCACCGGTGACACGATCGCGAGGTCGCGTTTCGCCAGGGAGCTGAAGGCGGCCAAGCGGGTGGCGTCGTTCTGTACGGCCAGGGTGATGGAGGCCGATCTCGACGGCAACACGCCGTACATCGCCAGCGAGTACATCGACGGCCGGGCGCTCAGGGACATCATCGAGACCGACGGGCCCCTCAGCGGCACGGTGCTCGACCGGCTGGCCATCGGCACGGCGACCGCGCTCACCGCGATCCACCACGCCTCGATCGTCCACCGGGACTTCAAGCCCGACAACGTGCTGATCGCCGCCGACGGGCCGCGCGTGGTGGACTTCGGCATCGCCCGGATCATCGACTCCACCGGCACGATCACCAGCCGGGCCATCGGCACCCCCGCCTACATGGCGCCCGAGCAGATCGCGGGCGACGACGTCGGGCCCTACACGGACGTGTTCTCCTGGGGCGCCACCATCGCGTTCGCGGCCACGGGGAAGCCCGCGTTCGAGGGCAAGTCCATCGCCGTGGTGCTCAACCGGATCCTCAACCACGAGGTCGACGTCGGCATGATGCCGGAGCCGCTGCAGGGCGTGGTGCGCTCCGCGCTGTCCAAGTCCCCGGCCGACCGGCCGTCCGCCGACCAGATCCTGCTGCGGCTGCTCGGGCAGCCGTCCACGGTGGGGGCGTCCACGGCGGTGCTCACCCGGGGCGTGCAGGTGGCCAGCGACGACACGACGCCGTTCAGCAGGGTGTCGGCGGGGTCGATCACGGACCTGCCGCGGCCGAAACCCACGACGGCGCCGTCCGCGACGACACCGCCCCCCACGGCGGCGTCCCCCGCGACGCTGCCGCCCACGACGATGCCCCCCGCGACGACGCCGCCCACGGCGCCGTCCGCGACGGCGTCACCCGCGACGACGGTGCCGCCGGAGGGGGGCGGGGCGCCGTACCCGCTGACTGATCCCTCCCCGCCCGGGCGCTCGCGCCGCGCGAGGGTGTGGATCGCGGTGGGCACCGCCGTCGTCCTGCTCGCCTCCGCCGCCATCGCGCTCGCGATGAACGGCGGCTGGCCGCTGGCGTTCCGGGAGGGGCCCGAGCCCACGGAGACCGTCGGGCAGAAGACTCCCTCGACCGCGTTCGCCACGGTGGTCGACAAAGTGGCGCAGACCGGGAAGATCGTGATCGGCGTCAAGGGCGACCTGCCCGGCATCGCGCTGCAGAACGGTGACGACTTCCAGGGCTTCGACATCGAGGTCGCCAAGCGCATCGCCGCCGAGTTAGGAGCCAAGGACACCGCGCTGGTCAAGGTCAGCAGGGGCGACCGGGACGACGCGCTGGCCGAGGGCAGCGTCGACCTGGTGGTGGCCACCTACTCCGTCGACAATTCCGAGACCCAGTTCGCGGGGCCGTACTATGTGGCGCACCACGACGTCCTCGTGCGCGCGGGCAGCGGCATCGACTCCGTGGACGACCTGGAGGGCAAGAAGCTCTGCGCGCCCGACAGCCCGTCCGTCCGCGAGGTGCAGGAGAAGGTGAAGGTCGAGCCGGTCTCGGCCGGCGACTACGCCGTCTGCATGCAGCTGCTCAGGGACGGCAAGGTGGACGCGGTCCCCGGCGACGACCTGATCCTGGCCGGGTTCGCCGCCCGCGAGAACATGCGCTACAAGATCCTCGGCGCCAAGTTCAACAACGAGCGGTACGCCGTCGGCATCAAGAACGGCGACGTGAAGACCTGCAAGGCGGTCAAGGCGGTCATCGCCGACCTCTATAGCACGGGCTTCATGAAGCAGCTTCTGAGCAAGTACTTCGCCAAGGTCGAATTCGATCCGGAGCAGAAGGTGCCCGCGATGGAAACCTGCGGATGA
- a CDS encoding saccharopine dehydrogenase family protein, with product MERPYDIVLFGASGFTGALTAAYLSQAAGPGTRWALAGRDRAKLERLGLDVPILLADATDPASVAALARRTRVLATTVGPYVAYGEPLVAACAEAGTHYLDLTGEPEFVDLVYVRYHDRAARNGAKLVHACGFDSIPYDLGVLHTVTHLPEGVPLRVSGFLRARMTPSGGTLATMMSILGRARQAVQQGTQRRSAEPRPAGRRVSSLPGGVRYVGGWALPMPSLDPFVVGYSARLLDRYGPDFTYRQHYAVRTLPEALATVTAAGAFAALAQLPPVRGWIQDRLKPGEGPSAERRARNWFKVTFLGEGGGERVVTEVAGGDPGYGATARMFAESALCLAFDDLPDRAGQLTTASAMGLPLIDRLRAAGISFVRKR from the coding sequence ATGGAGCGCCCCTACGACATCGTACTTTTCGGAGCGAGCGGCTTCACCGGCGCGCTCACGGCCGCCTACCTGTCGCAGGCCGCCGGACCCGGCACGCGCTGGGCGCTGGCCGGGCGCGACCGCGCCAAGCTGGAGCGGCTGGGGCTCGACGTACCGATCCTGCTCGCCGACGCCACGGACCCCGCCTCGGTGGCCGCGCTGGCCCGCCGGACGCGCGTCCTGGCCACGACGGTCGGCCCCTACGTGGCGTACGGGGAGCCGCTGGTGGCCGCGTGCGCCGAGGCCGGCACGCACTACCTGGACCTGACGGGCGAGCCCGAGTTCGTGGACCTGGTCTACGTGCGCTACCACGACCGGGCGGCCAGGAACGGCGCCAAGCTGGTGCACGCCTGCGGCTTCGACTCCATCCCGTACGACCTGGGCGTGCTCCACACCGTCACCCACCTCCCCGAGGGCGTCCCGCTCAGGGTGAGCGGCTTCCTGCGGGCGAGGATGACCCCGTCGGGCGGCACCCTGGCCACGATGATGTCCATCCTCGGCCGCGCCCGCCAGGCGGTCCAGCAGGGCACGCAGCGCCGCTCCGCCGAGCCCCGGCCCGCCGGCCGCAGGGTGAGCTCGCTGCCCGGCGGCGTGCGCTACGTGGGCGGCTGGGCGCTCCCGATGCCGAGCCTCGACCCGTTCGTCGTCGGCTACTCGGCCCGCCTCCTCGACCGCTACGGCCCCGACTTCACCTACCGCCAGCACTACGCCGTCCGCACCCTCCCCGAGGCCCTGGCCACCGTGACGGCCGCCGGCGCCTTCGCCGCGCTCGCCCAGCTCCCGCCCGTACGCGGCTGGATCCAGGACCGGCTGAAGCCCGGCGAGGGCCCGTCGGCCGAGCGCCGCGCCCGGAACTGGTTCAAGGTCACGTTCCTGGGCGAGGGCGGGGGCGAGCGCGTGGTCACGGAGGTCGCGGGCGGCGACCCGGGCTACGGCGCGACGGCCAGGATGTTCGCGGAGTCGGCCCTCTGCCTCGCCTTCGACGACCTCCCCGACCGCGCCGGCCAGCTCACGACGGCCTCGGCCATGGGCCTGCCCCTCATCGACCGCCTGCGCGCGGCGGGCATCTCCTTCGTCAGAAAGCGGTGA
- a CDS encoding GntR family transcriptional regulator, with translation MLVVLFVLMEEHMPDTGWASVSTPYVRPRRPGEADAWTEEAAAHGHVGTNRLRGVEEASPPREVAEVLDLGPEGTAVIRRRLVLLDGRPTELADSYYPASIARGTRLAEERKIPGGALTALAELGHRPHTAEESVTARPSTKPEQDALDIQPEDWVMVLTRVLRTDTGMPIEATVMTMVADGRELRYRMIINEEI, from the coding sequence GTGCTGGTGGTCCTTTTCGTCTTGATGGAGGAGCACATGCCAGACACAGGCTGGGCCAGCGTCTCCACCCCTTACGTAAGGCCGCGGCGGCCCGGCGAAGCGGATGCCTGGACGGAGGAGGCGGCCGCGCATGGTCACGTCGGTACGAACCGTTTGCGCGGCGTGGAAGAGGCGAGCCCTCCCCGCGAAGTGGCAGAGGTGCTCGACCTCGGTCCCGAGGGGACGGCGGTCATCCGGCGGAGGCTGGTACTCCTCGACGGCCGGCCGACGGAATTGGCCGACTCCTATTATCCGGCGTCGATCGCCCGTGGCACGCGGCTGGCCGAAGAGCGCAAGATTCCAGGCGGGGCCCTCACCGCGCTGGCCGAACTCGGTCACCGGCCCCATACGGCTGAGGAGTCGGTAACGGCCCGTCCTTCGACCAAGCCTGAACAGGATGCGCTTGATATCCAGCCGGAAGACTGGGTGATGGTCCTCACTAGAGTGTTGCGCACGGACACTGGAATGCCGATCGAGGCCACCGTCATGACGATGGTCGCCGACGGGCGTGAGCTTCGCTACAGAATGATCATTAACGAGGAGATCTGA
- the galE gene encoding UDP-glucose 4-epimerase GalE: MRLLVTGGAGYVGSVVAAQLVEAGHEVTVLDDLSTGHQDAVPEGARFVQKSITEAHDVLDGMDAVLHFAAKSLVGESVEKPGLYWAHNLGGTLALLDAMRDKGVSRIVFSSTAATYGEPERSPIEEDDPTRPTNPYGASKLAVDTALSAFAGIRGLGAVSLRYFNVAGAYGRYRERHTIETHLIPNVLKVATGERESVSVFGTDYPTPDGTCVRDYVHVSDLSRAHLLALEAVTPGEHKIYNLGSGTGFSVQEVISVCREVTGHEIPAVVGDRRPGDPAVLVASSARIQRELGWKAERPALRDIVSDAWEALSANA, translated from the coding sequence ATGAGGCTATTGGTCACCGGGGGTGCCGGATACGTCGGCAGTGTCGTGGCGGCGCAGCTCGTCGAGGCAGGGCACGAGGTGACCGTACTCGACGACCTGTCAACCGGGCATCAGGACGCAGTGCCGGAAGGTGCCCGATTTGTCCAAAAAAGCATCACCGAGGCACACGACGTGCTCGACGGCATGGACGCGGTCCTGCACTTCGCGGCCAAGTCACTGGTGGGCGAGTCGGTGGAGAAGCCGGGCCTCTACTGGGCCCACAACCTCGGCGGCACGCTGGCCCTGCTCGACGCCATGCGGGACAAGGGGGTGAGCAGGATCGTGTTCTCCTCGACCGCGGCCACGTACGGGGAGCCCGAGCGCTCCCCCATCGAGGAGGACGACCCCACGCGCCCGACCAACCCCTACGGCGCCTCCAAGCTGGCCGTCGACACCGCGCTGAGCGCGTTCGCGGGGATCCGCGGGCTGGGCGCGGTGAGCCTGCGCTACTTCAACGTGGCCGGCGCCTATGGCCGCTACCGCGAGCGGCACACGATCGAGACCCACCTCATCCCGAACGTCCTGAAGGTCGCGACCGGCGAGCGCGAGTCCGTGAGCGTCTTCGGCACCGACTACCCGACGCCCGACGGCACCTGCGTGCGCGACTACGTCCACGTGTCCGACCTGTCGCGGGCGCATCTGCTGGCGCTGGAGGCCGTCACGCCGGGCGAGCACAAGATCTACAACCTGGGCAGCGGCACCGGCTTCTCCGTGCAGGAGGTGATCTCGGTCTGCCGCGAGGTCACCGGGCACGAGATCCCGGCCGTGGTCGGGGACCGGCGCCCCGGCGATCCCGCCGTGCTGGTCGCCTCGTCCGCCAGGATCCAGCGCGAGCTCGGCTGGAAGGCCGAACGGCCCGCGCTGCGCGACATCGTCTCCGACGCGTGGGAGGCGCTTTCCGCAAACGCGTGA